The genome window TCGGGCCTAAACATCTCTATAGAGCTATGTCGCTTGAGGAGTGGACTCTTGTTATCGGGGAGATCGTAGCGCCGTTTGGCATTCGTGGAGAGGTGAAGGTTCGCCTTGAAACCGATTTTCCCGATAGGTTCTACTCTCTCAAACAGGTCTGTGTGCGTCTGCCATCCGGAGCCATGCGGCTCATGGAGATCGAGAGTGTGCGCCTTCATGGGCTGCATAAAGGGCAGATCCTGCTGCGCTTCCGGAATGTGGGCACCGTCGAGATGGCAGAGACGCTTCGGGGTGGGGTGCTGCGTATTCGCCCCGAAGAGGCTGTGCCCCTGCCACCGAATGAGTTCTATATTCATGAGCTTATCGGCTTTGACGTGGTGACCCACGAGGGCACCTTCATCGGACGATTGAAGGAGGTGCTTCGCTATCCGGCACACGACATCTATGTGGTGAGCCGAGTAGGAAAAAACGAGGTGCTTCTTCCTGCCGTCCACGAGATCGTGCGCGCTATAGACCCGCAAGCGAAGCGAATCGAGGTGCAATTGCTGCCCGGCTTGCTCTCGCCCGACGAATCGGAAGTGTAAGTGGGCACGTCGCCCGCAAAGAAATGCGTATAGACATTGTCACTCTCTTCCCCGAAATGGTGGAGGCCGTGTTAAACACGAGCATCCTCGGACGGGCTAGAGAGAAGGGGCTTGTGACGTTTCGGGTGGTAAATCTGCGCGATTATGCCACCGATAAACACCGTACCACCGACGATGTGCCCTATGGTGGCGGCGGTGGTATGGTGATGAAGATCGAGCCTATCGCTCGTGCTCTCGATGCGCTGACGGCAGAAGCAGATGCCCATGGCGAGCAAAAACCTAGGATCATCCTTACCGATCCGCGAGGGCGTCTGTTTACACAAGAGCTTGCTAGAGAGTTGGCCAAAGAGAACCATCTTATCTTGATCTGTGGGCACTACGAAGGGGTGGATGACCGAGTACGTCAGCACCTCGTCACCGATGTGGTCTCTATCGGCGATTATGTGCTGACAGGCGGTGAGCTGCCCGCGCTGGTGATTGCAGATGCCCTGACGCGCCTGCAAGAGGGGGTGCTCGGTGACGAGGAGGCGCCCGAGAAGGATAGTTTTGCGGAGCCGATTCTCGAATATCCGCACTATACACGCCCCGTGGAGTTTCGGGGATGGCGCGTACCCGATATTTTATTGTGTGGACATCATGCCCAGATCGCCCGATGGCGGCGACAACAAAGCCTTCGGCTAACACGCGATCTGCGGCCAGACCTTTTTAACCGCCTCACGCTGAGTGCGGAAGACCGGAAGCTTTTAGAAGAGGAAATTACGGTTCCTCCAAAATCACGAAAACATCTGCCGGTGAGCTCCAAAAGCTTGGAGGAGACGGCATCGCAACAAGAGAGAGGAAAAGATACCGATGGCACTAGGACCAGAGATCATTCGTGAAATAGAGAAAGAAGAGATCGAACGCGCACGCCAAATATGGGCTGAGACGGAAAACCGACGACGCGAGCAGGATGCAAAAGAGAAGAAGCGTGCCGAGTTTGAGCGCGTTTCCGTAGAAGACCGTGCCCCTATCCCTGGCTTCCGCCCCGGCGATACCGTGCGAGTGCACGCGAAAGTGGTAGAGGGCGATCGAGAGCGTATTCAGGTGTTTGAGGGCGTGGTTATCGCAATGAATAATGGGGGGGTGCGCAAGAGTTTCACGGTTCGTAAAATCTCCCATGGGGTGGGCGTGGAACGAACCTTCCTGCTCTACTCGCCGCGCATTGAAAAGATCGAGGTGGTGCGCTACGGGAAAGTGCGTCGCGCAAAACTGTACTACCTGAGGACGAAGATCGGCAAGCAAGCCCGAATTAAAGAAGATCGCGACGCGAAGCGTTAGAGATAGGCGATGACTCCAGCTCCACATGAAACAGGCGCCTTAGAGTTCTTCGCCTATCTCTCCACGGCGCAGGTCGCTCTTGCTGCCCTCGTTCTCACGATCGTACGTGTTTTTGCGCTACAACGCTATAAGGCTGCAGTCGAAGCACACAAAGCGGTGGAAGATGCTGGCTCGTTCTGGGCCTTCATCGCCGAGATCTGCGAATCCTTCCTTGTGGCCGGTGTGCTCGTCTTCTTCATTATTCGCCCCTTCTTCATTCAAGCGTTCTATATCCCCACCGAATCGATGGAGAACACCCTGATGGGGCACGATACCTTCGATCCAACAACCGGCCAGACCTACGCGCATGCTGTGCATGACCGCATTTTCGTAAATAAGCTCATCTATCGTTTTACCAACCCAAAACGTGGCGATGTGATCGTGTTTCGTGCCCCTAAAGCCGCCGATTCGGATGATATCGCTCTCGGCAAACCCCTCAAAGAGAATATCCTCATTAAGCGGGTCATCGGGATTCCAGGAGATACCATCCAGATCAAACAAGTGGGGCCTTACGATTACGTGTTCCGTAATGGGGTTCAACTGAATGAATATCATAACCCCAAACTGCCTTATAGTATCAAAGATCCGATGGACCCTTCCCTCAACCCCAATTTCAAATATGGCTTTAAATCCCCCGTGCATTTGGGGCCTGGACAGTACTGGGTGATGGGAGATAACCGTAACTACAGCTTTGATAGTCGCTACTGGGGCGTGGTAACACGTAACCGTATTATCGGCAAAGCCTTTTTTATCTTTTGGCCGCTGAATCGCATTGGCTTTATCCATTGAGGTAGGGTGGAAGGAATTTTTGAAACAGATTGGTGGGCGGAAGAGAGAGCTGCAGCCCAAGCAGGCTACACCTGCATTGTGGGCATTGACGAGGCCGGACGTGGTGCGCTTGCCGGGCCGGTTGTCGCCGCCTGCGTGCTCCTACCTTTTGGATGGTGTCCGAAAGGTCTTAACGATTCCAAGCAGTTAACTCCGTGCGAACGAGAAACGCTCTACGAAACGATCTCCCAAAAGGCTCGTGCCTTTGGCGTAGCAGTGGTGGACGCTGAACGTATTGATGCCATTAACATTTTGAGAGCCACGCACGAAGCCATGCGAAGCGCGCTAGCCGCCCTGCCAAAAGGTCTTTTTCCCGATCTCGCGCTGATTGATGGTCTTCCCGTTCGTCCCTTTCCCATACCTCAAAAAGCCCTCGTAAAAGGTGACGCGCGCTGTGCCTCTATTGCTGCTGCCTCTGTGGTTGCAAAGGTTACGCGCGATCGCATAATGCATGAGTTAGATAGACGCTATCCCGTCTATGGTTTTGCGAACCACAAAGGATATGCGACCCAAGAACATCTGAAAGCCCTACAGGTCCACGGTCCTTGTCCCTTACACCGACGTAGTTTTCGTCCCGTCGCAGAGATATGCACGCTTTGGGAGCGTTAAAGCGATGAGTACGAGTAAACATGCCTCTGGTGCAAAATGGGAACAAGTGGTTCAAGTCTATCTGAAAGATGCCGGGTGGCAGATTTTAGATACGAACTATCGAAGCCCTTTTGGCGAGCTAGATATCGTGGCGTTGGAGCCGACCACTAGCGACCCTGTTATCGTGTTTGTAGAGGTGCGTTCGCGTAGGGGGAGCCTGTACGGTGCTCCCATCGAAAGCATAACGGCTAAAAAACGTGCGCGTATTCTCGCTACCGCTTACCAGTGGCTATCGGAACATGCGGAAGGGACGGCAGAGCCAGCCATTCGTTTCGATGTTGCAGCCGTTACCGTTGATTGCGATGGAAAGGCTGAGATAACTCTCTACCGAGGCGCCTTTGATGCCACAGGAGTTTAGAAAGAACGAAAACAAATAGGGGTGACGAAGCCACCATGTTTGAAACGCCGTCACCCCAAACTAGGAACGCTACAGCCGTTGAAGTTCAGGGAAAAAGAAAGGCAAAAGGGGTTTCTAATATCGAGAGTAAGGCATTTTATTTGATCAGCCCTTGTTGTGTGAGGTAATCGAGTATCTTCTGGGCAGACTGTTCCACACTCTCCTCTGCCGTATACACCACCACCTCCGGATGCTCCGGAGGCTCGTAAGGGTCGGATATCCCTGTAAAATTGGCTATCTCCCCCGCCAAAGCCTTCTTGTACAAACCCTTCACATCTCGCTCTATTAACGCTTCTAGCGGAGCACAAGCATACACCTCCACAAACCTGGCCTTCCCCTCTTCTTCCACTAAACGCCTTATCTCCTCCCTTACCTCTCGATAAGGGGAGATCGCCGCCGTGATCGCTATCACCCCATGACGTGCTAACACCCGTGCTACCCAACCGATCCGACGGATGTTGGTGTCCCTATCCTCTTTGCTAAAACCTAATCCCTTCGACAGGTGTGTCCGCACCTCGTCCCCATCCAGCAACTCCACCTCGTAACCCCGACGACCAAACTCCTCTACTAGGTAGTTGGCCAGCGTGGACTTGCCTGCCCCCGATAAACCCGTAAACCACAAGATAAACCCACGATGTGTTCCCATACTCTGTCGTTTTTTCTCCTTCGTTGATGTTGTCTTTGAAAATCCTTAAGCCATGATGGCCTTCAGACCACTTAATAATAACACCCCTGCCAGCACCAGACGCATCGGGCGTTCCGCGGTCTTCACACACAGATAGCTCCCCAGCAACTCCCCTGGAATGGAGCCCAGTAGGAGGCTGCCCAACAGCCCATAGTCTATCCCCTTTAATACCACATTGCTTAAAGCTGCCACCCCTGTCAGCAGCACCGCATGCGCCGTCTCTGTCCCTATCGTCGTTGTCGCCTCTAACCCAAATACCAACAACAGCACCGGCCCAAAGAGCGCTCCCCCTCCTACCGAGGTCACTCCGACCATCATCCCAAACACAAATCCCACCGGAATGGCTATCCATGCCGCCTGATGCCGCTTGCCTAACGCTACCGGCAAACGCCACTGTGCAAAACGCGGATGCGCCTTCAACGCTATCGGAAGAGCCGACACCAAAAGCGTTAAGCCCAAAAGATGCAGCACAAAATGGCGTAGCGCTTCACTGCTCACATGTCCATAACGATGCAAGCCCCATAAACCCCATATCCCTACTAAAGCTCCTGGAATGCTACCAATGGCTAAGAGTTTTACTAGGGGCCACTTGATACGACCTCGGCGCCAAAAGACGCCTACTCCCGCAAGACGAGACAGCGTGGAGTACGCCAAATCTGTCCCTATCGCTATCTTGGGCTCTACTCCCAACAGAAAGATCAGTACCGGGGTGGTAATCGAGCCCGCGCCCGTGCCCGTTAGGCCTACAATGAAACCGATGACAAGACCTACCACCGAATAACGAAAATCCATCACCCCTCTCCTTAAGAACTGTTTCGAAAGGCCTCTATCAAAACCTCAGCCACCTCCGGACGCGTAAACTCCACCGGAGGCCGTTGACCCGCTCTTAACATCTCCCGCACCTTGGTTCCCGATAACGTTACATGCGCCTCCGATGGATGCGGACACGTCTTGGAGGTGGCCATGCTCCCACACTGTTGGCACCAAAAGGCATGCTCAAACTTTAACGGGATGATGCCGATCTCTTCGGGGGAAAACGCATCAAAAATCTCTTGGGCCTCATAGGTACCATAGTAGTTGCCTACTCCAGCGTGGTCGCGCCCCACGATGAAATGAGTACAACCATAATTCTTGCGCAAGAGGGCATGAAACACCGCCTCCCGAGGCCCCGCGTAGCGCATGGCCGAAGGGTTCACCGCCAGAAGGGTGCGATCCAGAGGATAATAGTTGTCCAGTAACACCCGATAACAGCGCATCCGCACCGACGCGGGAATGTCATCGCCTTTGGTCTCTCCCACTAAGGGGTGCAGCAAAAGACCATCCACCATCTCCAAGGCCACCTTTTGCAGGTACTCATGGGCACGGTGGACAGGGTTTCGGGTTTGAAATCCCACCACGGTGCGCCAACCTTTTTGGGCAAAGTAGGCGCGCGTTTGGGTCGGGGTCAGGTAGTATTCGGGGAAGTCGGTGTGGGGAGGTAGGGTAAGTACCTCAACATCGCCTCCTGCGTACAGCTCCGGTTGGGCATAGAGAATGGCTACTCCGGGATGAGCGGGGTCGGTGGTTTTGTAGATAGCTTGGGCCTCTTGGGCTTTGTCGTAGGGATAGATATCTTGAAGATGAAGGATGGCGAGGGGTTGTCCGTCTTGGGCGGTAAGGGTAGCCTTTGGATGAGTAGCGAGGGTTTTGGCCTGCTCTTGGGAGATGGGAAGGGTGAGGGGAATAGTCCAAGGGAGGCCGTTGGCGAGGCGCATGGAGTGGAGGACGCTTTGGTAGTCCTTCTGGTTAAGGAAGCCGGTAAGGGGGCTAGCGGCTCCGATAGCGATGATTTCGAGGTCGGAGATTTGTCGGGGGGTGAGGGGAATGGTAGGGAGGGTTTTTGCCAGCGCTAAGGTGGATTCATAGCGCTCTTGAGGGACAAAACGATTGATAAGCACCCCCCCATGGGGGGCTATAAGGCCGGAAGCTGCTGACATGGGGCTATTGGTTCCTTTCTTGTTCGATGTCGTCTGGTTCGTGGAGTATAGAATACCCGATTCGAACAAAGAAAATCAATACTTATCTGATTATTTTAGTCAGGTATGAGGGAGCAAAGAGATTTTTCTATTTCCTGCCGCGGAAGGCTGTAGTGCGTATGGGAGGGTGTTTGGAAACCGTTTCTGCTGTGGAGTACCTGAGCCGCTGAGGTAACCTTTTGGTGGAT of Chthonomonas calidirosea T49 contains these proteins:
- the rimM gene encoding ribosome maturation factor RimM (Essential for efficient processing of 16S rRNA) — encoded protein: MSLEEWTLVIGEIVAPFGIRGEVKVRLETDFPDRFYSLKQVCVRLPSGAMRLMEIESVRLHGLHKGQILLRFRNVGTVEMAETLRGGVLRIRPEEAVPLPPNEFYIHELIGFDVVTHEGTFIGRLKEVLRYPAHDIYVVSRVGKNEVLLPAVHEIVRAIDPQAKRIEVQLLPGLLSPDESEV
- the trmD gene encoding tRNA (guanosine(37)-N1)-methyltransferase TrmD, producing the protein MRIDIVTLFPEMVEAVLNTSILGRAREKGLVTFRVVNLRDYATDKHRTTDDVPYGGGGGMVMKIEPIARALDALTAEADAHGEQKPRIILTDPRGRLFTQELARELAKENHLILICGHYEGVDDRVRQHLVTDVVSIGDYVLTGGELPALVIADALTRLQEGVLGDEEAPEKDSFAEPILEYPHYTRPVEFRGWRVPDILLCGHHAQIARWRRQQSLRLTRDLRPDLFNRLTLSAEDRKLLEEEITVPPKSRKHLPVSSKSLEETASQQERGKDTDGTRTRDHS
- the rplS gene encoding 50S ribosomal protein L19; protein product: MPGFRPGDTVRVHAKVVEGDRERIQVFEGVVIAMNNGGVRKSFTVRKISHGVGVERTFLLYSPRIEKIEVVRYGKVRRAKLYYLRTKIGKQARIKEDRDAKR
- the lepB gene encoding signal peptidase I — protein: MTPAPHETGALEFFAYLSTAQVALAALVLTIVRVFALQRYKAAVEAHKAVEDAGSFWAFIAEICESFLVAGVLVFFIIRPFFIQAFYIPTESMENTLMGHDTFDPTTGQTYAHAVHDRIFVNKLIYRFTNPKRGDVIVFRAPKAADSDDIALGKPLKENILIKRVIGIPGDTIQIKQVGPYDYVFRNGVQLNEYHNPKLPYSIKDPMDPSLNPNFKYGFKSPVHLGPGQYWVMGDNRNYSFDSRYWGVVTRNRIIGKAFFIFWPLNRIGFIH
- a CDS encoding ribonuclease HII, which codes for MEGIFETDWWAEERAAAQAGYTCIVGIDEAGRGALAGPVVAACVLLPFGWCPKGLNDSKQLTPCERETLYETISQKARAFGVAVVDAERIDAINILRATHEAMRSALAALPKGLFPDLALIDGLPVRPFPIPQKALVKGDARCASIAAASVVAKVTRDRIMHELDRRYPVYGFANHKGYATQEHLKALQVHGPCPLHRRSFRPVAEICTLWER
- a CDS encoding YraN family protein, which translates into the protein MSTSKHASGAKWEQVVQVYLKDAGWQILDTNYRSPFGELDIVALEPTTSDPVIVFVEVRSRRGSLYGAPIESITAKKRARILATAYQWLSEHAEGTAEPAIRFDVAAVTVDCDGKAEITLYRGAFDATGV
- a CDS encoding sulfite exporter TauE/SafE family protein → MDFRYSVVGLVIGFIVGLTGTGAGSITTPVLIFLLGVEPKIAIGTDLAYSTLSRLAGVGVFWRRGRIKWPLVKLLAIGSIPGALVGIWGLWGLHRYGHVSSEALRHFVLHLLGLTLLVSALPIALKAHPRFAQWRLPVALGKRHQAAWIAIPVGFVFGMMVGVTSVGGGALFGPVLLLVFGLEATTTIGTETAHAVLLTGVAALSNVVLKGIDYGLLGSLLLGSIPGELLGSYLCVKTAERPMRLVLAGVLLLSGLKAIMA
- the sat gene encoding sulfate adenylyltransferase, producing MSAASGLIAPHGGVLINRFVPQERYESTLALAKTLPTIPLTPRQISDLEIIAIGAASPLTGFLNQKDYQSVLHSMRLANGLPWTIPLTLPISQEQAKTLATHPKATLTAQDGQPLAILHLQDIYPYDKAQEAQAIYKTTDPAHPGVAILYAQPELYAGGDVEVLTLPPHTDFPEYYLTPTQTRAYFAQKGWRTVVGFQTRNPVHRAHEYLQKVALEMVDGLLLHPLVGETKGDDIPASVRMRCYRVLLDNYYPLDRTLLAVNPSAMRYAGPREAVFHALLRKNYGCTHFIVGRDHAGVGNYYGTYEAQEIFDAFSPEEIGIIPLKFEHAFWCQQCGSMATSKTCPHPSEAHVTLSGTKVREMLRAGQRPPVEFTRPEVAEVLIEAFRNSS